A single genomic interval of Mycobacterium sp. DL592 harbors:
- a CDS encoding CoA-acylating methylmalonate-semialdehyde dehydrogenase encodes MSTTIQHFIDGKRSNLSSSRTADVLNPSTGEVQAQVLLASAADVDTAVASAVEAQKEWAAWNPQRRARVMMKFIELVNANTDELAELLSIEHGKTVADSRGDIQRGIEVIEFAIGIPHLLKGEFTEGAGGGIDVYSIRQPLGVVAGITPFNFPAMIPLWKAGPALACGNAFILKPSERDPSVPVRLAELFLEAGLPAGVFQVVQGDKEAVDAILHHPDIKAVGFVGSSDIAQYIYSTAAANGKRSQCFGGAKNHMIVMPDADLDQAVDALIGAGYGSAGERCMAISVAVPVGEETANRLRARLVERINNLRVGHSLDPKADYGPLVTGAALKRVRDYIDAGVAAGAEIVVDGREKASDELTFGDANLEGGFFIGPTLFDHVTTDMSIYTDEIFGPVLCIVRAHDYEEALRLPSQHEYGNGVAIFTRDGDAARDFVSRVQVGMVGVNVPIPVPVSYHTFGGWKRSGFGDLNQHGPHSILFYTKTKTVTERWPSGIKDGAEFVIPTMQ; translated from the coding sequence ATGAGCACAACCATCCAACACTTCATCGACGGCAAGCGCAGCAACCTCAGCAGCAGCCGCACCGCCGACGTCCTCAATCCCAGCACCGGTGAAGTGCAGGCGCAGGTACTGCTCGCCAGCGCCGCCGACGTCGACACCGCGGTCGCCTCGGCCGTCGAAGCCCAGAAGGAATGGGCCGCCTGGAACCCGCAGCGACGGGCGCGGGTGATGATGAAGTTCATCGAGCTGGTCAACGCCAACACCGACGAGCTCGCCGAGCTGCTCTCCATCGAGCACGGCAAGACCGTCGCCGACTCCCGCGGCGACATCCAGCGCGGCATCGAGGTCATCGAGTTCGCGATCGGCATCCCGCACCTGCTCAAGGGTGAGTTCACCGAAGGCGCCGGCGGCGGTATCGACGTGTACTCCATCCGCCAGCCGCTCGGTGTGGTCGCCGGCATCACCCCGTTCAACTTCCCCGCGATGATCCCGTTGTGGAAGGCCGGCCCCGCGCTGGCATGCGGAAACGCCTTCATCCTCAAGCCTTCTGAGCGCGATCCCTCGGTGCCGGTGCGCCTGGCCGAGCTGTTCCTGGAGGCCGGCCTGCCGGCCGGGGTGTTCCAGGTGGTGCAGGGCGACAAGGAGGCGGTCGACGCCATCCTTCACCACCCCGACATCAAGGCCGTCGGCTTCGTCGGCAGCTCCGACATCGCGCAGTACATCTACTCCACCGCGGCCGCCAACGGTAAGCGTTCACAGTGCTTCGGCGGGGCCAAGAACCACATGATCGTCATGCCCGACGCCGACCTCGACCAAGCCGTCGACGCCCTCATCGGCGCCGGCTACGGCAGCGCCGGCGAGCGGTGCATGGCCATCAGCGTCGCCGTGCCGGTCGGCGAAGAGACCGCGAACCGGTTGCGCGCCAGGCTCGTCGAGCGGATCAACAACCTGCGCGTCGGCCACTCCCTCGATCCCAAGGCCGACTACGGCCCGCTGGTCACCGGCGCCGCACTCAAGCGGGTCCGCGATTACATCGACGCCGGCGTCGCCGCCGGGGCCGAGATCGTCGTCGACGGCCGCGAAAAGGCCAGCGACGAGCTGACATTCGGGGACGCCAACCTCGAGGGCGGATTCTTCATCGGCCCCACCCTGTTCGACCACGTCACCACCGACATGTCGATCTACACCGACGAGATCTTCGGGCCGGTGCTGTGCATCGTAAGGGCTCATGATTATGAGGAAGCGTTGAGGCTCCCATCTCAGCACGAGTACGGCAACGGCGTGGCGATCTTCACCCGCGACGGCGACGCCGCCCGCGACTTCGTCTCCCGAGTCCAGGTCGGCATGGTCGGCGTCAACGTGCCGATCCCGGTTCCGGTGTCCTACCACACCTTCGGCGGCTGGAAGCGCTCCGGTTTCGGTGACCTCAACCAGCACGGCCCGCACTCGATCCTGTTCTACACCAAGACCAAGACCGTGACCGAGCGGTGGCCCTCGGGCATCAAGGACGGCGCCGAGTTCGTCATCCCGACAATGCAATGA
- a CDS encoding acyl-CoA dehydrogenase family protein — MSFLSLDDDERVITETAGAFAAKRLAPQALEWDHTKHFPVEVMREAAELGMAAIYCGEDVGGSGLRRLDAVRIFEQLATADPAIAAFISIHNMCAWMIDSYGTADQRKTWVPKLASMDAIASYCLTEPGAGSDAAALRTKAVRDGDHYVLDGVKQFISGAGRSDVYVVMARTGGEGPRGISAFIVENGTPGLSFGANEEKMGWNAQPTAQVIMEGVRVPADAMLGGSEGEGTGFGIAMNGLNGGRLNIAACSLGGAQVAYDKTLAYLADRQAFGGALLDEPTIRFTLADMATALETSRLMLWRAAIALDAGEADKVELCAMAKRYVTDTCYEVADQALQLHGGYGYLREYGLEKILRDLRVHRILEGTNEIMRVVIGRAEAARSRATA, encoded by the coding sequence ATGAGCTTCCTGAGTTTGGACGACGACGAACGCGTCATCACCGAGACGGCGGGCGCATTCGCCGCCAAACGCCTTGCGCCCCAAGCACTGGAATGGGATCACACCAAACACTTTCCGGTCGAGGTGATGCGGGAGGCCGCCGAACTCGGCATGGCGGCGATCTACTGCGGCGAAGACGTCGGCGGCAGCGGGCTGCGGCGGCTGGATGCCGTCCGGATCTTCGAGCAACTCGCCACCGCCGACCCGGCAATCGCGGCGTTCATCTCAATCCACAACATGTGCGCGTGGATGATCGACAGCTACGGCACCGCCGACCAGCGCAAGACGTGGGTGCCCAAGCTGGCATCGATGGACGCCATCGCCAGCTACTGCCTCACCGAGCCGGGCGCCGGTTCGGATGCGGCAGCGTTGCGCACCAAGGCTGTTCGGGACGGTGATCATTACGTACTCGACGGCGTCAAACAGTTCATCTCCGGGGCCGGACGGTCCGATGTCTACGTGGTGATGGCCCGCACCGGTGGTGAGGGACCACGGGGGATCTCGGCATTCATCGTCGAAAACGGCACCCCCGGACTGAGTTTCGGTGCCAACGAGGAGAAGATGGGGTGGAATGCCCAGCCCACCGCGCAGGTCATCATGGAGGGTGTCCGGGTGCCCGCCGACGCGATGCTCGGTGGATCCGAGGGTGAGGGCACTGGCTTCGGCATCGCCATGAACGGACTCAACGGCGGCCGGCTGAACATCGCGGCGTGCTCACTGGGCGGCGCCCAGGTCGCCTACGACAAGACCCTGGCCTATCTGGCCGACCGGCAGGCCTTCGGTGGTGCGCTGCTCGACGAGCCCACCATCCGGTTCACCCTGGCCGACATGGCCACCGCGCTGGAGACCTCACGACTGATGCTGTGGCGCGCGGCGATCGCCCTCGACGCCGGTGAAGCCGACAAGGTCGAGCTGTGCGCGATGGCCAAACGCTATGTCACCGACACCTGCTACGAGGTCGCCGACCAGGCACTGCAGTTGCACGGCGGCTACGGCTATCTGCGGGAGTACGGGCTGGAGAAGATCCTGCGGGATCTGCGGGTGCACCGGATCCTGGAGGGCACCAACGAAATCATGCGAGTGGTCATCGGGCGTGCAGAAGCCGCCCGGTCACGCGCAACGGCATAA
- the mmsB gene encoding 3-hydroxyisobutyrate dehydrogenase has product MRQRSLHMTTIAFLGLGHMGGPMAANLVNAGYTVRGFDPVPELRAAAQEKGAAVFDSGTAAVTGSDFVVTSLPNGAIVKTCYAEALPAAKAGTLFIDTSTISVDDAREINAQAVAAGMAQLDAPVSGGIKGATAGTLAFMVGGEAAALDKARPVLDPMASKVIHCGDSGAGQAAKLCNNMVLAVQQIAIGEAFVLAEKLGLPAQSLFDVITGATGNCWAVHTNCPVPGPVPTSPANNEFKPGFATALMNKDLGLAMAAVSSTGASAPLGAHAAEIYAQFAQEHADLDFSAVIESLR; this is encoded by the coding sequence ATAAGGCAAAGGAGCCTGCACATGACGACGATCGCGTTCCTCGGGCTTGGCCACATGGGCGGTCCGATGGCAGCCAACCTGGTCAACGCCGGATACACCGTGCGCGGCTTCGACCCGGTGCCGGAACTGCGCGCCGCCGCGCAGGAGAAGGGTGCCGCTGTCTTCGACTCCGGCACCGCCGCGGTCACCGGCTCCGACTTCGTCGTCACCTCGCTGCCCAACGGTGCGATCGTGAAAACCTGCTATGCCGAAGCACTTCCGGCCGCCAAGGCCGGCACACTATTCATCGACACCTCGACGATATCGGTGGACGACGCCCGCGAGATCAACGCCCAGGCCGTCGCGGCCGGGATGGCGCAACTCGACGCCCCGGTCTCCGGCGGCATCAAGGGCGCCACGGCCGGCACTCTGGCCTTCATGGTCGGCGGCGAGGCTGCCGCACTCGACAAGGCCCGCCCGGTGCTGGATCCGATGGCCAGCAAGGTGATCCACTGCGGAGACTCAGGCGCCGGCCAGGCCGCCAAGCTGTGCAACAACATGGTGCTGGCGGTCCAGCAGATCGCGATCGGCGAGGCGTTCGTGCTCGCCGAGAAGCTTGGCCTGCCTGCCCAGTCGCTGTTCGATGTGATCACCGGCGCAACCGGCAACTGCTGGGCGGTACACACCAATTGCCCTGTCCCAGGGCCGGTTCCGACATCACCGGCCAACAACGAGTTCAAGCCCGGCTTCGCCACCGCGCTGATGAACAAGGACCTGGGCCTGGCGATGGCGGCGGTGTCGTCGACCGGCGCCTCGGCCCCGCTGGGCGCCCACGCCGCGGAAATCTACGCGCAATTCGCCCAAGAGCACGCCGACCTGGATTTCAGCGCGGTCATCGAGTCCCTGCGCTAG
- a CDS encoding MarR family winged helix-turn-helix transcriptional regulator — protein MPAEKRDPIAAARANWERAGWGEVAEGMVAVTSVMRAHQILLARVETALRPYDLSFSRFELLRLLAFSRTGALPITKASDRLQVHVTSVTHAIRRLEADGLVKRVPHPTDGRTTLVEITDLGRSTVEDATATLNEQVFAEIGMSPQQAQALVSSIETLRHHAGDF, from the coding sequence ATGCCAGCCGAAAAGCGGGATCCGATTGCCGCGGCGCGTGCCAACTGGGAGCGGGCCGGTTGGGGTGAGGTGGCCGAAGGCATGGTCGCGGTCACCTCGGTGATGCGGGCACACCAGATTCTGCTGGCTCGTGTAGAGACCGCGCTGCGACCCTACGACCTGAGCTTCTCGCGCTTCGAGTTGCTGCGGCTGCTGGCCTTCAGCCGCACCGGCGCGCTGCCGATCACCAAGGCCTCCGACCGCCTGCAGGTCCACGTCACCAGCGTCACCCACGCCATCCGCCGGTTGGAGGCCGACGGGCTGGTCAAGCGGGTGCCCCATCCGACCGACGGGCGCACCACGCTGGTCGAGATCACCGACCTCGGGCGCTCGACGGTGGAGGACGCCACTGCGACGCTCAATGAGCAGGTGTTCGCCGAGATCGGGATGTCGCCGCAGCAGGCACAGGCGCTGGTGTCCTCGATCGAGACACTGCGCCACCACGCCGGCGACTTCTAG
- a CDS encoding anti-sigma factor yields the protein MIDRDPYEMWDAAYVLGSLSSSERREYEAHLSGCAPCRSGVSELSGMPALLAMLGPDEVASIDEGGLEPPPIRAELLDEVLFKVRSRRRRARWVTWTVGVAAAAVLVVGMILAISPVQLGVTPNDAGSSAVALNMTPTATPSDFDATVVLRSEGWGTHVEMTCTYRDEPGARVADGGDKLAMYAVGRDGTRVQLATWMAVQGATASPSGSTSMPLGEIAAVQVVSADTGDVLLQRSL from the coding sequence ATGATCGATCGCGACCCGTATGAGATGTGGGATGCCGCCTACGTGCTGGGCTCGCTGTCGAGTAGCGAACGCCGGGAGTACGAGGCGCATCTGAGCGGATGCGCCCCGTGCCGCTCGGGGGTGTCCGAGCTCAGCGGAATGCCCGCACTGCTGGCGATGCTCGGCCCGGACGAGGTCGCCTCGATCGACGAGGGTGGTCTGGAGCCGCCGCCGATCCGCGCTGAACTCCTCGACGAGGTGCTGTTCAAGGTCCGCAGTCGTCGCCGCCGGGCCCGTTGGGTCACCTGGACGGTAGGGGTGGCCGCTGCCGCCGTCCTGGTCGTGGGGATGATTCTGGCGATCAGTCCCGTCCAGCTTGGGGTGACCCCGAACGACGCGGGCAGCAGTGCGGTCGCGCTCAACATGACGCCGACAGCGACCCCGTCGGATTTCGACGCCACGGTGGTGCTCCGCAGCGAGGGGTGGGGCACCCACGTGGAGATGACGTGTACCTACCGCGACGAACCGGGGGCTCGCGTGGCAGACGGGGGCGACAAGCTGGCGATGTACGCGGTCGGGCGCGACGGCACCCGGGTGCAACTGGCGACCTGGATGGCCGTGCAGGGCGCGACCGCCTCCCCGTCGGGGAGCACTTCGATGCCGCTCGGTGAGATCGCCGCGGTGCAGGTGGTGTCGGCCGACACCGGGGATGTGCTGTTACAGCGCAGCCTGTAG
- a CDS encoding sigma-70 family RNA polymerase sigma factor, protein MDDSEAALMRVLYRDHAAALWRYAVRLTGDPVRAEDVVQETLLRAWQHPEVVDEADRSARAWLFTVARNMIIDERRSARFRKETDSLDTPGAPDRAGPDEVNAALDRLLLGDALAQLSADHRAVIRRSYYLGWTTAQIAADLQIAEGTVKSRLHYAVRTLRLTLQEMGVTR, encoded by the coding sequence ATGGATGATTCGGAAGCTGCGCTGATGCGGGTGCTCTACCGTGACCACGCGGCAGCGCTGTGGCGGTATGCGGTGCGCCTCACCGGGGATCCGGTGCGCGCCGAGGACGTGGTCCAGGAGACGCTGCTGCGTGCCTGGCAGCACCCGGAGGTCGTCGACGAGGCCGACCGCTCCGCGCGGGCGTGGCTGTTCACCGTCGCGCGCAACATGATCATCGACGAACGCCGCAGTGCGCGTTTCCGCAAGGAGACCGACTCGCTGGACACTCCCGGCGCCCCGGACCGCGCGGGCCCCGACGAGGTCAACGCCGCGCTGGACCGGCTGCTGCTCGGCGACGCGCTGGCCCAGCTGTCCGCCGATCACCGCGCCGTGATCCGCCGGTCTTACTACCTGGGCTGGACCACCGCGCAGATCGCAGCGGACCTGCAGATCGCCGAGGGGACGGTCAAATCGCGGCTGCACTATGCGGTACGCACGCTGAGGCTGACGTTGCAGGAGATGGGGGTGACCAGATGA
- the map gene encoding type I methionyl aminopeptidase gives MVSLPGLRHRRTVPARTPGELDAMAAAGAIVAAALRAVREAAAAGVSTKELDDAAETVIRQAGAIPSFLGYHGYPASICSSVNDRVVHGIPTAEETLASGDLVSIDCGAILDGWHGDAAITFGVGPLIAIDEALSAATKQSMEAGIAAMIPGNRLTDVSHAIETGTRAAEKAFGRRFGIVEGYGGHGIGRQMHMDPFLPNEGQPGRGPHLVVGSVLAIEPMLTLGTTKTRVLADEWTVVTADGTRAAHWEHTVAVTDDGPRILTA, from the coding sequence ATGGTCTCCCTGCCCGGACTGCGCCACCGCAGGACTGTGCCCGCCCGTACGCCCGGCGAGCTGGACGCCATGGCAGCTGCGGGCGCCATTGTGGCGGCTGCGCTGCGTGCGGTCCGGGAGGCCGCCGCGGCGGGAGTCTCCACCAAGGAACTCGACGACGCCGCCGAGACGGTGATCCGCCAAGCCGGCGCCATCCCGTCGTTCCTGGGCTACCACGGCTATCCCGCGAGCATCTGTTCGTCGGTCAACGACCGCGTTGTGCACGGCATCCCCACCGCTGAGGAGACACTGGCCTCCGGGGACCTGGTGTCCATCGACTGCGGCGCGATCCTCGACGGCTGGCACGGCGACGCGGCGATCACCTTCGGTGTCGGCCCGCTGATCGCGATCGACGAGGCACTCTCGGCGGCCACCAAGCAGTCGATGGAGGCCGGTATCGCGGCGATGATCCCCGGAAACCGCCTCACCGACGTCTCGCACGCCATCGAGACCGGCACCAGAGCCGCCGAGAAGGCGTTCGGCCGCCGGTTCGGCATCGTCGAGGGCTACGGCGGGCACGGAATCGGCAGGCAGATGCACATGGATCCGTTCCTGCCCAACGAGGGCCAACCCGGCCGCGGTCCGCACCTTGTCGTGGGTTCGGTGCTGGCGATCGAACCGATGCTCACCCTGGGCACCACCAAGACCCGGGTGCTGGCCGACGAATGGACCGTCGTCACCGCCGACGGCACGCGTGCGGCCCACTGGGAGCACACCGTCGCCGTGACCGACGACGGTCCCCGCATCCTCACGGCCTAG
- a CDS encoding adenylate kinase — MRIVLLGPPGAGKGTQAVKLADKLGIPQISTGDLFRHNISTGTELGIEAKKYLDAGDLVPATLTNSLVDDRLNDADVAGGFILDGFPRSVEQAEALHDMLERRNLKLDAVVEFRVPEDELVERLKGRGRADDTEDVIRNRFKVYRDETAPLLDYYQGELKTVDAVGSLDEVFARALHALGR, encoded by the coding sequence GTGAGAATCGTTTTGCTTGGACCGCCCGGCGCGGGCAAAGGAACGCAGGCGGTCAAGCTGGCGGACAAGCTCGGAATCCCGCAGATCTCCACCGGTGATCTATTCCGGCATAACATCAGTACCGGCACTGAGCTGGGTATCGAGGCCAAGAAGTACCTCGACGCCGGCGACCTCGTTCCGGCGACGCTGACCAATTCGCTCGTCGACGATCGGCTCAACGACGCCGATGTGGCCGGCGGCTTCATCCTCGACGGCTTCCCGCGCTCGGTGGAGCAGGCCGAGGCGCTGCACGACATGCTCGAGCGACGCAACCTCAAGCTCGATGCCGTGGTGGAGTTCCGGGTTCCCGAGGACGAACTGGTCGAGCGGCTCAAGGGCCGCGGCCGCGCCGATGACACCGAAGACGTCATCCGCAACCGGTTCAAGGTCTACCGCGACGAGACGGCCCCCCTGCTGGACTACTACCAGGGCGAGCTCAAGACCGTCGACGCCGTCGGCTCCCTCGACGAGGTCTTCGCGCGGGCGCTGCACGCACTCGGTCGCTGA
- the secY gene encoding preprotein translocase subunit SecY: MLSAFISSLRTVDLRRKILFTLGIVILYRVGASLPSPGVNYKNVHQCIEQVSGGSGAQIYSLINLFSGGALLQLTVFAVGVMPYITASIIVQLLTVVIPRFEQLRKEGQAGQAKMTQYTRYLAIALAILQATSIVALAANGGLLQGCTLDILQSTSIFSLVIIVMVMTAGAALVMWMGELVTERGVGNGMSLLIFAGIAARIPAEGKSILDSRGGLVFTAVCAAALLIIIGVVFVEQGQRRIPVQYAKRMVGRRMYGGTSTYLPLKVNQAGVIPVIFASSLIYIPHLITQLIQSGRKTPGNNWWDRFVANYLTNPADPVYIGIYFGLIIFFTYFYVSITFNPDERADEMKKFGGFIPGIRPGKPTADYLRYVLNRITLPGSIYLGVIAVLPNVFLQMGNGGGVQNLPFGGTAVLIMIGVGLDTVKQIESQLMQRNYEGFLK; encoded by the coding sequence GTGCTCTCGGCTTTCATCTCATCGCTGCGGACAGTCGACCTGAGGCGAAAGATCCTGTTCACCCTGGGCATTGTCATCCTGTACCGGGTTGGCGCATCGCTGCCCTCACCAGGGGTCAACTACAAGAACGTCCACCAGTGCATCGAGCAGGTCAGCGGCGGAAGTGGCGCGCAGATCTACTCGCTGATCAACCTGTTCTCCGGCGGCGCGCTGCTGCAGTTGACGGTGTTCGCGGTGGGCGTCATGCCGTACATCACCGCGAGCATCATCGTGCAGCTGCTGACGGTGGTTATTCCGCGCTTCGAACAGTTGCGCAAGGAAGGTCAGGCCGGTCAGGCCAAGATGACGCAGTACACGCGTTATCTGGCGATCGCCCTGGCGATCCTGCAGGCCACCAGCATCGTGGCGCTGGCCGCCAACGGCGGGCTGCTGCAGGGCTGCACGCTGGACATCCTCCAGAGCACGAGCATCTTCTCCTTGGTGATCATCGTGATGGTCATGACCGCCGGCGCGGCGCTGGTCATGTGGATGGGCGAGCTGGTCACCGAGCGCGGCGTCGGCAACGGCATGTCGCTGCTCATCTTCGCCGGCATCGCCGCGCGCATCCCGGCCGAGGGCAAGTCCATCCTGGACAGCCGCGGCGGCCTGGTCTTCACCGCCGTGTGTGCGGCCGCGCTGCTGATCATCATCGGCGTGGTGTTCGTCGAGCAGGGTCAGCGACGTATCCCGGTGCAGTACGCCAAGCGGATGGTCGGCCGCCGGATGTACGGCGGCACGTCGACCTACCTCCCGCTGAAGGTCAACCAGGCCGGCGTTATCCCGGTCATTTTCGCCTCGTCGCTGATCTACATCCCGCACCTGATCACCCAGCTGATCCAGAGCGGCCGCAAGACGCCGGGCAACAACTGGTGGGACCGCTTCGTCGCGAACTACCTGACCAACCCGGCCGACCCGGTCTACATCGGGATCTACTTCGGCTTGATCATCTTCTTCACCTACTTCTACGTCTCGATCACGTTCAACCCCGACGAACGTGCCGACGAAATGAAGAAGTTCGGCGGCTTCATCCCCGGCATCCGGCCGGGTAAGCCCACCGCCGACTACCTGCGCTACGTGTTGAACCGGATCACCCTTCCCGGCTCGATCTACCTCGGCGTGATCGCGGTTCTGCCCAACGTGTTCCTGCAGATGGGCAACGGCGGCGGCGTCCAGAACTTGCCGTTCGGCGGCACAGCGGTTCTGATCATGATTGGCGTCGGTTTGGATACCGTCAAACAGATCGAGAGCCAGCTCATGCAGCGCAACTACGAAGGGTTCCTGAAGTGA
- a CDS encoding class I SAM-dependent methyltransferase, which yields MTRTDNDTWDLATSVGATATLVAAARAAASSEAQPLIADPYAEPLVRAVGVDFFTRMAGGDLPTLDSQAAMGVTRMTDNMAVRTKFFDEFFLRATGAAGPATSGTGAAGPATSGSAEGVRQAVILASGLDSRAYRLNWPTGMTVFEIDQPDVIAFKTTTLADLGAIPTCERRPVAIDLRDDWAAALQDAGFDPTAPTAWSAEGLLGYLPPDAQDRLLDTVTALSAPGSRVAIDCAPPSDPGTEQESRERMKTVSEHWREQGFDLDFSELVYLGERNEAGAYLSGHGWLVRSTSINDLLSASGRETFDDDEPMGKLTYLDATLGGVR from the coding sequence ATGACGCGCACCGACAACGACACGTGGGACCTGGCCACCAGCGTGGGAGCCACCGCCACCCTGGTGGCGGCGGCCCGGGCCGCCGCATCCAGCGAAGCGCAGCCACTGATCGCCGACCCCTACGCCGAACCCCTGGTTCGGGCGGTAGGCGTGGACTTCTTCACCCGGATGGCCGGCGGCGACCTGCCCACACTCGATTCGCAGGCCGCCATGGGCGTCACCCGGATGACCGACAACATGGCGGTCCGGACCAAGTTCTTCGACGAGTTCTTCCTCCGGGCCACCGGAGCCGCTGGGCCGGCGACATCGGGCACCGGAGCCGCTGGGCCGGCGACATCAGGCTCAGCAGAGGGTGTGCGCCAGGCGGTGATCCTGGCCTCCGGCCTGGACTCCCGGGCCTACCGGCTGAACTGGCCGACTGGAATGACCGTCTTCGAGATCGACCAACCCGACGTCATCGCGTTCAAGACGACCACCCTGGCTGATCTGGGCGCGATACCGACCTGCGAGCGCAGGCCCGTGGCGATCGACCTGCGTGACGACTGGGCTGCTGCCCTGCAGGACGCGGGCTTCGACCCGACAGCACCCACCGCGTGGAGTGCGGAAGGCCTGCTTGGCTACCTGCCCCCCGACGCCCAGGACCGGCTCCTCGACACCGTCACGGCACTGTCGGCCCCCGGCAGCCGGGTGGCGATCGATTGCGCGCCGCCGTCGGACCCGGGCACCGAGCAGGAGTCGCGGGAACGGATGAAGACCGTCTCGGAGCACTGGCGCGAGCAGGGATTCGACCTGGACTTCAGCGAGCTGGTGTACCTCGGCGAGCGCAACGAGGCGGGCGCGTATCTGAGCGGGCATGGCTGGCTGGTGCGGAGCACGTCGATCAACGACCTGCTCTCCGCGTCCGGACGCGAGACCTTCGACGACGACGAGCCGATGGGCAAGTTGACCTACCTCGACGCCACCCTGGGCGGTGTCCGATGA
- a CDS encoding class I SAM-dependent methyltransferase, with translation MTRSDGDSWDLATSVGTTATMVAAARAVASREDNALIDDPFAAPLVRAVGIDLFTKMVDGDIDLAAVDTEGTARVMTDVMAVRTRFFDDFFLEAASAGVRQIVILASGLDSRSYRLDWPAGTVVYEIDQAKVIEFKTQTLAALGASPTAELRTVSVDLREDWPAALRAHGFDDTKPTAWSAEGLLAYLPPDAQDRLFDNITALSAPGSRLATEYHRDGGASLADRSTAISSRWRDLGLDLNMADLFYTGERNSVVDYLDERGWEVTARTRPEMFALHGREFPAGDLSSTLRNSLSVTAIRK, from the coding sequence ATGACCCGCAGCGACGGCGACTCCTGGGATCTGGCCACCAGCGTCGGCACCACTGCCACGATGGTCGCGGCGGCCCGCGCGGTGGCCAGCCGCGAAGACAACGCCCTCATCGACGACCCGTTCGCGGCCCCACTGGTCCGCGCGGTTGGCATCGACCTGTTCACCAAGATGGTCGACGGCGATATCGACCTGGCCGCCGTCGACACCGAGGGCACCGCACGGGTGATGACCGACGTGATGGCGGTGCGGACCCGCTTCTTCGACGACTTCTTCCTCGAAGCAGCCTCGGCCGGAGTGCGACAGATCGTCATCCTGGCCTCCGGCCTGGACTCCCGGTCCTACCGACTGGATTGGCCGGCGGGCACGGTGGTCTACGAGATCGACCAGGCGAAAGTCATCGAGTTCAAGACCCAGACGCTGGCTGCCCTCGGCGCCTCCCCCACCGCCGAGCTCCGCACGGTGAGTGTCGACCTGCGCGAGGATTGGCCGGCAGCCCTGCGGGCCCACGGTTTCGACGACACGAAACCGACGGCATGGAGCGCCGAGGGACTGCTGGCGTACCTGCCGCCGGACGCCCAGGATCGGTTGTTCGACAACATCACCGCGTTGTCGGCGCCGGGCAGCCGCCTGGCCACCGAGTACCACCGCGACGGCGGTGCCAGCCTGGCCGACCGGTCGACGGCGATCAGCAGCCGCTGGCGCGACCTCGGGCTGGACCTGAACATGGCCGACCTGTTCTACACCGGCGAACGCAACTCCGTCGTCGACTATCTCGATGAGCGGGGCTGGGAGGTCACTGCCCGCACCCGTCCGGAGATGTTCGCACTCCACGGGCGTGAGTTCCCCGCCGGCGACCTGAGCTCAACGCTTCGCAATTCGTTGTCCGTCACAGCAATCCGAAAGTAG